The following coding sequences lie in one Drosophila sulfurigaster albostrigata strain 15112-1811.04 chromosome 2R, ASM2355843v2, whole genome shotgun sequence genomic window:
- the LOC133837838 gene encoding uncharacterized protein C2orf42 homolog isoform X1 — protein MPLDSKQTNHQPATLRGLRKCSSCGAINGSRALLCRNPLCPQNKNSLDGVQLICHRTGCAIYSLRIKEFKQQDAQQSRNFVCIEDVTLSLQPNAAVVSSKAICHVDACKSENNNCKHIKACRECSEQMPKATVYSVSREVLWNLNISREQKQQLWQQYKSAEEQEQLPAVQRLNATTFVVRCERSESFPAAHLHVTALANGLSTKKGIYACACRKLKIIVEPDNSLVMQDEICDHILLVLAGILSSPQGKTVYGNFTKSLQSFWMPAKLETPLGEVLMHDDLRLGLSINIGGDMEPPEDIYIFDDEVTNDLLSLPEDLSDVVYNVDAATPTQNSASNNAVVRYANDAQLLSNYDIYAEQHNQHLELTDCNIELMDQYQLTDQIDLCSDDIELPLISEPFNILAPPPAPANQLPAIELPTISVIKETAIKASEIVKEVKTRKQPPLPAKRTLIVNETNTTTVETVGVEVQPALAYEAWLDYVIELINDSIEPVAEQAAVSTRPVQHSLHVHKETFSHFNKSFSAGIKRRPLDNVTVIASGKHKGRSKYEWHFRASHTVKRIFSSRNLSLQLQRSFERQPDGHFEPYVRQAPMPATSKQRQVYTRLRLYMVNMLFDSENPKSGLLLSWTPDVLPRSQFGLLQIEFVLQTNATT, from the exons ATGCCACTAGATTCAAAACAAACCAATCATCAACCTGCCACATTACGCGGCCTTCGCAAATGTTCCAGCTGTGGCGCCATCAACGGCAGTCGGGCGCTGCTCTGCCGCAATCCCCTGTgcccacaaaataaaaattcccTCGACGGCGTACAATTGATTTGTCATCGCACCGGCTGTGCCATTTACTCACTGCGTATCAAGGAATTCAAGCAACAGGATGCACAGCAATCACGCAACTTCGTGTGCATCGAGGATGTCACGCTATCGTTGCAGCCCAATGCTGCAGTTGTGTCCAGCAAAGCTATTTGCCATGTCGATGCCTGCAAGAGCgaaaacaacaattgcaagCACATCAAAGCGTGTCGCGAGTGCAGCGAACAGATGCCCAAGGCAACGGTTTATAGTGTCAGCCGTGAAGTGCTTTGGAATCTCAACATTAGCCGcgagcagaagcagcagctctGGCAGCAGTACAAATCAGCGGAGGAGCAGGAACAACTGCCTGCCGTGCAACGACTGAATGCCACAACATTCGTAGTGCGTTGCGAGCGCTCGGAGTCGTTTCCTGCGGCGCACCTGCATGTGACTGCGCTGGCCAACGGTTTGTCCACCAAGAAGGGCATCTATGCATGTGCCTGTCGCAAGCTGAAGATCATTGTGGAGCCGGACAATTCGCTGGTGATGCAGGATGAGATTTGTGATCATATATTGCTGGTGCTTGCGGGGATTCTAAGTTCACCGCAGGGAAAAACAGTGTATGGTAACTTTACGAAAAGTCTACAATCGTTTTGGATGCCCGCCAAGTTGGAGACGCCGCTGGGCGAGGTGTTAATGCACGATGATTTGCGTCTAGGACTGAGCATCAATATTGGCGGCGACATGGAGCCGCCAGAggacatttatatatttgacgATGAAGTGACTAACGAT ttgctgtcgctgccggaAGATCTCTCCGATGTTGTCTACAATGTGGATGCAGCAACACCAACGCAAAACAGCGCCAGCAACAATGCTGTGGTCCGCTACGCCAACGATGCTCAGCTGCTGTCCAACTATGACATTTATGCTGAGCAGCACAATCAACATCTCGAGTTAACCGATTGCAACATTGAGCTCATGGATCAATATCAACTAACCgatcaaattgatttatgcagCGATGATATTGAGCTGCCGCTAATCAGCGAACCCTTCAACATTCTAGCACCGCCGCCAGCGCCCGCAAATCAATTGCCAGCCATTGAATTACCCACAATATCGGTAATTAAGGAGACGGCCATCAAGGCATCTGAAATCGTCAAGGAAGTCAAGACTCGCAAGCAGCCGCCATTGCCGGCGAAGCGTACtttaattgtaaatgaaacaaacacaacaactgTGGAAACTGTGGGTGTTGAGGTGCAGCCCGCATTGGCATACGAGGCGTGGCTGGATTATGTGATAGAGCTGATCAACGATTCCATTGAGCCTGTGGCGGAGCAGGCAGCTGTGAGCACACGTCCAGTGCAGCACAGCTTGCATGTGCATAAG GAAACCTTTTCGCACTTTAACAAGAGCTTCAGTGCGGGCATCAAGCGGCGTCCACTGGACAATGTCACGGTGATAGCGAGTGGCAAGCACAAAGGACGCAGCAAGTACGAGTGGCACTTTAGAGCCTCGCATACCGTCAAACGCATCTTCAGCAGTCGCAATCTTAGCCTCCAACTACAGCGCTCCTTCGAACGTCAACCTGATGGCCACTTTGAGCCTTATGTGCGCCAAGCGCCGATGCCAGCGACGTCCAAGCAACGTCAAGTCTATACAAGACTTCGGCTCTATATGGTTAACATGCTCTTTGATAGCGAGAATCCCAAGAGTGGCTTGCTTTTGAGCTGGACTCCAGATGTGCTGCCTCGCAGTCAATTTGGtttgctgcaaattgaatttgtgctGCAAACGAATGCGACAACTTAA
- the LOC133837838 gene encoding uncharacterized protein LOC133837838 isoform X2 codes for MPLDSKQTNHQPATLRGLRKCSSCGAINGSRALLCRNPLCPQNKNSLDGVQLICHRTGCAIYSLRIKEFKQQDAQQSRNFVCIEDVTLSLQPNAAVVSSKAICHVDACKSENNNCKHIKACRECSEQMPKATVYSVSREVLWNLNISREQKQQLWQQYKSAEEQEQLPAVQRLNATTFVVRCERSESFPAAHLHVTALANGLSTKKGIYACACRKLKIIVEPDNSLVMQDEICDHILLVLAGILSSPQGKTVYGNFTKSLQSFWMPAKLETPLGEVLMHDDLRLGLSINIGGDMEPPEDIYIFDDEVTNDLLSLPEDLSDVVYNVDAATPTQNSASNNAVVRYANDAQLLSNYDIYAEQHNQHLELTDCNIELMDQYQLTDQIDLCSDDIELPLISEPFNILAPPPAPANQLPAIELPTISVIKETAIKASEIVKEVKTRKQPPLPAKRTLIVNETNTTTVETVGVEVQPALAYEAWLDYVIELINDSIEPVAEQAAVSTRPVQHSLHVHKETFSHFNKSFSAGIKRRPLDNVTVIASGKHKGRSNLQLQRSFERQPDGHFEPYVRQAPMPATSKQRQVYTRLRLYMVNMLFDSENPKSGLLLSWTPDVLPRSQFGLLQIEFVLQTNATT; via the exons ATGCCACTAGATTCAAAACAAACCAATCATCAACCTGCCACATTACGCGGCCTTCGCAAATGTTCCAGCTGTGGCGCCATCAACGGCAGTCGGGCGCTGCTCTGCCGCAATCCCCTGTgcccacaaaataaaaattcccTCGACGGCGTACAATTGATTTGTCATCGCACCGGCTGTGCCATTTACTCACTGCGTATCAAGGAATTCAAGCAACAGGATGCACAGCAATCACGCAACTTCGTGTGCATCGAGGATGTCACGCTATCGTTGCAGCCCAATGCTGCAGTTGTGTCCAGCAAAGCTATTTGCCATGTCGATGCCTGCAAGAGCgaaaacaacaattgcaagCACATCAAAGCGTGTCGCGAGTGCAGCGAACAGATGCCCAAGGCAACGGTTTATAGTGTCAGCCGTGAAGTGCTTTGGAATCTCAACATTAGCCGcgagcagaagcagcagctctGGCAGCAGTACAAATCAGCGGAGGAGCAGGAACAACTGCCTGCCGTGCAACGACTGAATGCCACAACATTCGTAGTGCGTTGCGAGCGCTCGGAGTCGTTTCCTGCGGCGCACCTGCATGTGACTGCGCTGGCCAACGGTTTGTCCACCAAGAAGGGCATCTATGCATGTGCCTGTCGCAAGCTGAAGATCATTGTGGAGCCGGACAATTCGCTGGTGATGCAGGATGAGATTTGTGATCATATATTGCTGGTGCTTGCGGGGATTCTAAGTTCACCGCAGGGAAAAACAGTGTATGGTAACTTTACGAAAAGTCTACAATCGTTTTGGATGCCCGCCAAGTTGGAGACGCCGCTGGGCGAGGTGTTAATGCACGATGATTTGCGTCTAGGACTGAGCATCAATATTGGCGGCGACATGGAGCCGCCAGAggacatttatatatttgacgATGAAGTGACTAACGAT ttgctgtcgctgccggaAGATCTCTCCGATGTTGTCTACAATGTGGATGCAGCAACACCAACGCAAAACAGCGCCAGCAACAATGCTGTGGTCCGCTACGCCAACGATGCTCAGCTGCTGTCCAACTATGACATTTATGCTGAGCAGCACAATCAACATCTCGAGTTAACCGATTGCAACATTGAGCTCATGGATCAATATCAACTAACCgatcaaattgatttatgcagCGATGATATTGAGCTGCCGCTAATCAGCGAACCCTTCAACATTCTAGCACCGCCGCCAGCGCCCGCAAATCAATTGCCAGCCATTGAATTACCCACAATATCGGTAATTAAGGAGACGGCCATCAAGGCATCTGAAATCGTCAAGGAAGTCAAGACTCGCAAGCAGCCGCCATTGCCGGCGAAGCGTACtttaattgtaaatgaaacaaacacaacaactgTGGAAACTGTGGGTGTTGAGGTGCAGCCCGCATTGGCATACGAGGCGTGGCTGGATTATGTGATAGAGCTGATCAACGATTCCATTGAGCCTGTGGCGGAGCAGGCAGCTGTGAGCACACGTCCAGTGCAGCACAGCTTGCATGTGCATAAG GAAACCTTTTCGCACTTTAACAAGAGCTTCAGTGCGGGCATCAAGCGGCGTCCACTGGACAATGTCACGGTGATAGCGAGTGGCAAGCACAAAGGACGCAGCAA CCTCCAACTACAGCGCTCCTTCGAACGTCAACCTGATGGCCACTTTGAGCCTTATGTGCGCCAAGCGCCGATGCCAGCGACGTCCAAGCAACGTCAAGTCTATACAAGACTTCGGCTCTATATGGTTAACATGCTCTTTGATAGCGAGAATCCCAAGAGTGGCTTGCTTTTGAGCTGGACTCCAGATGTGCTGCCTCGCAGTCAATTTGGtttgctgcaaattgaatttgtgctGCAAACGAATGCGACAACTTAA